Proteins encoded in a region of the Streptomyces violaceoruber genome:
- a CDS encoding IS5 family transposase (programmed frameshift) has product MGRGDLTDAEWERLLPFLPVSNGRCGRWRDHRQVIDGILHRVRTGVQWRDLPERFGPWKTVYERHRLWSADGTWERLLQQVQAAADAAGEIDWDISVDSTIVRAHQHAAGAHRSAPCARLKGGRRGGTPGRDAVAEPRRPPGGGGAGSEGLGRSRGGFTSKVHLSADGRCRPLSLVITPGQRADCTQFKPVLEKIRVPKLGPGRPRKKPDSLAADKAYSNGPCREYLRRRGIRHTIPEKTDSHAARLRKGSRGGRPPGFDEERYKKRNTVERTINRLKQSRAVATRYDKRGYVYLGTATAAAVAIWLRT; this is encoded by the exons ATGGGGCGGGGAGATCTGACGGATGCCGAGTGGGAACGGCTGCTGCCCTTCCTGCCGGTGAGTAACGGTCGTTGCGGCCGGTGGCGGGATCACCGTCAGGTGATCGACGGGATTCTGCACCGGGTGCGGACCGGCGTTCAGTGGCGGGACCTGCCCGAGCGGTTCGGCCCGTGGAAAACCGTCTACGAACGCCACCGGCTGTGGTCAGCCGACGGCACCTGGGAACGTCTGCTGCAGCAGGTCCAGGCTGCAGCAGACGCGGCAGGTGAAATCGACTGGGACATCTCGGTGGACTCCACCATCGTCCGAGCCCATCAGCACGCGGCCGGCGCC CACCGATCCGCCCCCTGCGCCCGCCTCAAAGGGGGACGACGAGGTGGAACACCAGGACGAGACGCCGTGGCAGAGCCTCGTCGGCCGCCTGGTGGAGGTGGTGCTGGAAGTGAGGGCTTGGGTCGTTCGCGGGGCGGGTTCACCAGCAAGGTCCATCTGAGCGCGGACGGCCGCTGCCGTCCGCTCTCTCTGGTCATCACTCCAGGTCAAAGGGCCGACTGCACCCAGTTCAAGCCGGTCTTGGAGAAGATCCGCGTCCCCAAACTCGGCCCGGGCAGGCCACGCAAGAAGCCGGACAGCCTCGCCGCGGACAAGGCATACAGCAACGGGCCGTGTCGCGAGTACCTGCGGCGCCGGGGCATCCGGCACACGATCCCGGAGAAGACCGACAGCCATGCGGCCCGTCTGCGCAAGGGTTCACGCGGTGGGCGGCCACCGGGCTTCGACGAGGAGCGGTACAAAAAGCGAAACACCGTCGAACGGACTATCAACCGTTTGAAGCAGTCCCGAGCTGTCGCTACCCGTTACGACAAGCGCGGTTACGTCTACCTTGGCACCGCGACAGCGGCAGCCGTGGCGATCTGGCTCCGGACCTGA
- a CDS encoding flavin monoamine oxidase family protein, with protein MTSTVPNAIEHADEQQPPITMFGPDFPYAYDDFLAHPAGLGQIPATEHGTEVAVIGGGLSGIVAAYELMKMGLRPVVYEADRIGGRLRTVGFDGCDPSLTAEMGAMRFPPSSTALQHYIDLVGLRTRAFPNPLAEATSSTVVDLKGESHYAETLDDLPQVYRDVADAWAKCLEEGADFTDMNRALRERDVPRIREIWAKLVEKLDNQTFYGFLCDSEAFKSFRHREIFGQVGFGTGGWDTDFPNSILEILRVVYTEADDHHRGIVGGSQQLPLRLWEREPEKIVHWPYGTSLRSLHVDGEPRPAVTRLNRTAGNRITVTDADGDIRTYRAAIFTAQSWMLLSKIACDDSLFPIDHWTAIERTHYMESSKLFVPVDRPFWLDKDEDTGRDVMSMTLTDRMTRGTYLLDDGPNKPAVICLSYTWCDDSLKWLPLSANERMEVMLKSLGEIYPKVDIRKHVIGNPVTVSWENEPYFMGAFKANLPGHYRYQRRLFTHFMQEDLPEDKRGIFLAGDDISWTAGWAEGAVQTALNAVWGVMHHLGGETDATNPGPGDLYEEIAPVELPED; from the coding sequence ATGACGTCCACCGTGCCCAACGCGATCGAACACGCAGACGAGCAGCAGCCGCCGATCACCATGTTCGGGCCGGACTTCCCGTACGCGTACGACGACTTCCTCGCCCACCCGGCGGGACTCGGCCAGATACCCGCCACCGAGCACGGCACCGAGGTCGCCGTCATCGGCGGCGGCCTGTCCGGCATCGTGGCCGCCTACGAGCTGATGAAGATGGGTCTGCGGCCCGTCGTCTACGAGGCCGACCGGATCGGCGGCCGCCTGCGCACCGTCGGCTTCGACGGCTGCGACCCCTCGCTGACCGCCGAGATGGGCGCGATGCGCTTTCCGCCGTCCTCCACCGCCCTCCAGCACTACATCGACCTGGTGGGCCTTCGGACCCGGGCCTTCCCCAACCCCCTCGCCGAGGCCACGTCGTCGACCGTCGTCGACCTCAAGGGCGAGTCGCACTACGCCGAGACCCTCGACGACCTGCCGCAGGTCTACCGGGACGTGGCCGACGCCTGGGCGAAGTGCCTCGAAGAGGGCGCCGACTTCACCGACATGAACCGCGCCCTGCGCGAGCGCGACGTCCCGCGCATCCGCGAGATCTGGGCGAAGCTGGTCGAGAAGCTCGACAACCAGACCTTCTACGGCTTCCTGTGCGACTCCGAGGCCTTCAAGTCCTTCCGGCACCGCGAGATCTTCGGCCAGGTCGGCTTCGGCACCGGCGGCTGGGACACCGACTTCCCCAACTCCATCCTGGAGATCCTCCGCGTCGTCTACACCGAGGCCGACGACCACCACCGCGGCATCGTCGGCGGCTCCCAGCAGCTGCCGCTGAGGCTGTGGGAGCGCGAGCCGGAGAAGATCGTGCACTGGCCGTACGGCACCTCCCTGCGGTCCCTGCACGTGGACGGCGAGCCCCGCCCGGCCGTGACCCGGCTGAACCGCACCGCCGGCAACCGCATCACCGTGACCGACGCCGACGGCGACATCCGCACCTACCGGGCGGCCATCTTCACCGCCCAGTCCTGGATGCTGCTCTCGAAGATCGCCTGCGACGACTCGCTCTTCCCGATCGACCACTGGACCGCGATCGAGCGGACCCACTACATGGAGTCCAGCAAGCTCTTCGTGCCCGTGGACCGGCCCTTCTGGCTCGACAAGGACGAGGACACGGGCCGGGACGTCATGTCGATGACGCTCACCGACCGGATGACGCGGGGCACCTACCTCCTCGACGACGGCCCCAACAAGCCCGCCGTCATCTGCCTCTCCTACACCTGGTGCGACGACAGCCTGAAGTGGCTGCCGCTGTCCGCGAACGAGCGGATGGAGGTCATGCTCAAGTCGCTCGGCGAGATCTACCCGAAGGTCGACATCCGGAAGCACGTCATCGGTAATCCGGTGACGGTCTCCTGGGAGAACGAGCCCTACTTCATGGGCGCGTTCAAGGCCAACCTGCCCGGCCACTACCGCTACCAGCGGCGCCTGTTCACCCACTTCATGCAGGAGGACCTGCCGGAGGACAAGCGGGGCATCTTCCTCGCCGGCGACGACATCTCCTGGACGGCCGGCTGGGCCGAGGGCGCCGTCCAGACCGCGCTGAACGCGGTCTGGGGCGTCATGCACCACCTCGGCGGCGAGACCGACGCGACCAACCCCGGCCCGGGCGACCTGTACGAGGAGATCGCGCCCGTGGAACTCCCCGAGGACTAG